From one Gemmobacter sp. genomic stretch:
- a CDS encoding adenylate kinase has product MPNIILLGPPGAGKGTQAKRLEDERGMVQLSTGDMLRAARTSGTEMGKKVAEIMDKGQLVTDEIVIGLIEEKLTQGASAGFIFDGFPRTLKQADALGALLLRTGQRLDAVIELVVDDTALVARIVTRADEARAAGLPVRADDNPEVFADRLREYYKKTAPLAGYYYAKGDLEQIDGMAAVDTVAASIAKVLDKA; this is encoded by the coding sequence ATGCCGAACATCATCCTTCTTGGGCCGCCGGGCGCGGGCAAGGGCACGCAGGCCAAGCGGCTGGAGGACGAGCGCGGCATGGTGCAGCTGTCCACCGGCGACATGCTGCGGGCGGCCCGCACCTCGGGCACCGAGATGGGCAAGAAGGTTGCCGAGATCATGGACAAGGGCCAGCTGGTCACCGATGAGATCGTGATCGGCCTGATCGAGGAAAAGCTGACGCAAGGGGCATCCGCCGGGTTCATTTTCGACGGCTTCCCCCGCACACTGAAGCAGGCCGATGCCCTTGGCGCGCTGCTGCTGCGCACGGGGCAAAGGCTGGATGCGGTGATCGAGCTGGTGGTGGACGATACGGCGCTGGTCGCCCGCATCGTCACCCGGGCAGATGAGGCGCGGGCGGCCGGTCTGCCGGTGCGTGCCGACGACAACCCCGAGGTCTTTGCCGACAGGCTGCGGGAATACTACAAGAAGACGGCGCCGCTGGCCGGTTACTACTATGCCAAGGGCGACCTGGAGCAGATCGACGGCATGGCCGCGGTCGATACGGTCGCGGCCTCTATCGCGAAAGTGCTTGACAAGGCCTGA
- the rpsM gene encoding 30S ribosomal protein S13 — protein sequence MARIAGVNIPTAKRVPIALQYIHGIGADVAEKICEAVGIDRARRVNDLSDAEVLAIREHIDANYTVEGDLRREVSTNIKRLMDLGCYRGLRHRKNLPVRGQRTHTNARTRKGPAKPIAGKKK from the coding sequence GTGGCACGTATTGCTGGCGTCAACATCCCCACCGCGAAGCGCGTCCCGATCGCGCTGCAGTATATCCACGGCATCGGCGCCGATGTCGCAGAGAAAATCTGCGAAGCCGTCGGCATCGACCGTGCCCGTCGCGTGAACGATCTGTCGGACGCTGAAGTCCTGGCGATTCGCGAACACATCGACGCGAACTACACCGTCGAAGGCGACCTGCGCCGCGAAGTCTCGACCAACATCAAGCGTCTGATGGACCTCGGCTGCTACCGCGGCCTGCGTCACCGCAAGAACCTGCCGGTTCGCGGCCAGCGCACCCACACCAACGCCCGCACCCGCAAGGGCCCGGCGAAACCGATCGCCGGCAAGAAGAAGTAA
- the rpsK gene encoding 30S ribosomal protein S11 codes for MARDTKAARGGKKKERKNIASGVAHVNSSFNNTKILISDVQGNAISWSSAGTMGFKGSRKSTPYAAQMAAEDAGRKAQEHGVKTLEVEVQGPGSGRESALRALAAVGFNITSIRDVTPIAHNGCRPPKRRRV; via the coding sequence ATGGCACGCGATACCAAAGCCGCCCGCGGCGGCAAGAAAAAAGAACGCAAGAACATCGCCTCTGGCGTGGCGCATGTGAACAGCTCGTTCAACAACACTAAGATCCTGATCTCGGACGTGCAGGGCAACGCGATCTCGTGGTCGTCGGCTGGCACCATGGGCTTCAAGGGTTCGCGGAAATCGACCCCCTACGCGGCCCAGATGGCTGCCGAGGATGCAGGCCGCAAGGCGCAGGAACACGGCGTGAAAACGCTGGAAGTCGAAGTGCAGGGCCCGGGTTCGGGCCGCGAATCGGCGCTGCGCGCGCTGGCCGCCGTCGGCTTCAACATCACTTCGATCCGTGATGTGACCCCGATCGCTCACAACGGCTGCCGCCCGCCGAAGCGTCGCCGCGTCTGA
- a CDS encoding DNA-directed RNA polymerase subunit alpha, with translation MIHKNWQELIKPQQLEVKPGSDPSRVATVVAEPLERGFGLTLGNALRRVLMSSLQGAAITSVQIDNVLHEFSSVAGVREDVTDIVLNLKGVAIKMEVEGPKRLSISAKGPGVVTAGDISETNGITILNKEHVICHLDEGADVFMELTVNTGKGYVSADKNRPEDAPIGLIPIDAIYSPVKKVSYEVQPTREGQVLDYDRLTMKIETDGSLTPDDAVAYAARILQDQLSIFVNFDEPESAKAGEIDTGLEFNPLLLKKVDELELSVRSANCLKNDNIVYIGDLIQKTEAEMLRTPNFGRKSLNEIKEVLAGMGLHLGMEVEDWPPENIEDLAKRFEDQF, from the coding sequence ATGATCCACAAGAACTGGCAGGAACTCATCAAGCCGCAGCAGCTCGAGGTCAAACCGGGCTCGGACCCGTCGCGCGTTGCGACCGTGGTCGCCGAACCGCTGGAACGCGGCTTCGGTCTGACGCTGGGCAACGCCCTGCGCCGCGTGCTGATGTCCTCGCTGCAAGGCGCCGCCATCACCTCGGTCCAGATCGACAACGTCCTGCACGAGTTCTCCTCGGTCGCCGGTGTGCGTGAAGACGTCACCGACATCGTGCTGAACCTGAAAGGCGTCGCGATCAAGATGGAAGTCGAAGGGCCGAAGCGCCTGTCGATTTCCGCCAAGGGCCCGGGCGTTGTCACCGCCGGCGACATTTCGGAAACCAATGGCATCACGATCCTGAACAAGGAACATGTGATCTGCCATCTGGACGAAGGCGCCGACGTGTTCATGGAGCTGACCGTGAACACCGGCAAGGGCTATGTTTCGGCCGACAAGAACCGTCCCGAGGATGCGCCTATCGGCCTGATCCCGATCGACGCGATCTATTCGCCGGTCAAGAAGGTCAGCTACGAAGTGCAGCCCACCCGCGAGGGGCAGGTGCTGGACTATGACAGGCTGACGATGAAGATCGAAACCGACGGCTCGCTGACGCCGGACGATGCGGTGGCCTATGCTGCCCGCATCCTTCAGGACCAGCTGTCGATCTTCGTCAACTTCGACGAACCGGAATCGGCCAAGGCCGGCGAGATCGACACCGGGCTGGAGTTCAACCCGCTTCTGCTCAAGAAGGTCGACGAGCTGGAACTGTCGGTCCGTTCGGCGAACTGCCTCAAGAACGACAACATCGTCTATATCGGCGATCTGATCCAGAAAACCGAAGCCGAGATGCTGCGCACCCCGAACTTCGGCCGCAAGTCGCTGAACGAGATCAAGGAAGTGCTGGCCGGCATGGGCCTGCACCTTGGCATGGAAGTCGAGGACTGGCCGCCGGAAAACATCGAGGATCTGGCCAAGCGCTTCGAAGACCAGTTCTGA
- the rplQ gene encoding 50S ribosomal protein L17 produces MRHARGYRRLNRTHEHRKALFANMAGSLIEHEQIKTTLPKAKELRPIVEKLITLAKRGDLHARRQASAQLKEERLVKRLFEILGPRYKERQGGYIRVLKAGFRYGDMAPMAIIEFVDRDPSAKGAGDRARLEAEEAAEG; encoded by the coding sequence ATGCGTCACGCCCGTGGCTACCGCCGCCTCAACCGCACCCACGAACACCGCAAGGCGCTGTTCGCCAACATGGCCGGCTCGCTGATCGAACACGAACAGATCAAGACGACCCTGCCCAAGGCGAAAGAACTGCGCCCGATCGTGGAAAAGCTGATCACGCTGGCCAAGCGCGGCGATCTGCACGCCCGCCGTCAGGCCTCGGCCCAGCTCAAGGAAGAGCGTCTGGTCAAGCGCCTGTTCGAAATCCTGGGCCCGCGCTACAAGGAACGTCAGGGTGGCTACATCCGCGTCCTGAAGGCCGGCTTCCGCTATGGCGACATGGCACCGATGGCGATCATCGAATTCGTCGATCGTGATCCCTCGGCCAAAGGCGCCGGCGACCGCGCCCGTCTCGAAGCCGAGGAAGCTGCCGAGGGCTGA
- a CDS encoding trypsin-like peptidase domain-containing protein → MTRLAILLAAALAATPLVAETRPPASQVEIGLSFAPVVKAAAPAVVNIYATRVVESRFSPFAGDPFFDRLFRDFGATRPEVQNSLGSGVIVAANGLVVSNHHVVEAATEITVVLQDRREYRAQVVLADKVNDLAVLRLEDAADLPVLPFRDSDGVEVGDLVLAIGNPFGIGQTVSMGIISALARSSIAVGDGHGYFLQTDAAINPGNSGGALVDADGRLVGINTAILSQSGGSNGVGFAIPSNLVRAVVAQAESGATRFQRPWAGVQGQAVDGALSESLGLTVPEGVILSELHPASPFAVAGLKPGDVVIRLDGAPVNSPAEMIFRMSSRGVGATTEADYLRDGKSLTATVRLIAPPEDPPRDTRRLGPDTALAGLEIARINPALMAEHDLPLQAAGTIVTGAEGWAAQAGLQPGDVILGINGRPMATPADVATAATDRSRSWTIDILRQGQPLRLRFRI, encoded by the coding sequence ATGACCCGCCTTGCCATCCTGCTGGCCGCCGCCCTTGCCGCCACCCCGCTTGTCGCCGAAACCCGTCCCCCCGCCTCGCAGGTCGAAATCGGCCTGTCCTTTGCGCCCGTGGTCAAGGCGGCGGCCCCGGCGGTGGTCAACATCTATGCCACCCGCGTGGTGGAAAGCCGGTTCAGCCCCTTTGCCGGTGATCCGTTCTTTGACCGGCTGTTCCGCGATTTCGGCGCGACGCGGCCCGAGGTGCAGAATTCGCTGGGGTCCGGGGTGATCGTGGCCGCGAACGGGCTGGTGGTATCGAACCACCATGTGGTCGAGGCGGCGACGGAGATCACCGTGGTGCTTCAGGACCGCCGCGAATACCGCGCTCAGGTGGTGCTGGCTGACAAGGTCAACGATCTCGCCGTGCTGCGGCTGGAGGATGCGGCCGATCTGCCGGTGCTGCCTTTCCGTGACAGCGACGGGGTCGAGGTCGGCGACCTGGTGCTGGCCATCGGCAATCCGTTCGGCATCGGCCAGACGGTCAGCATGGGTATCATCTCCGCACTGGCGCGGTCGTCGATCGCGGTGGGCGATGGGCACGGGTATTTCCTGCAAACCGATGCGGCGATCAATCCAGGCAATTCGGGCGGTGCGCTGGTGGATGCCGATGGGCGGCTGGTGGGCATCAATACGGCCATTCTCAGCCAGTCGGGCGGATCGAACGGGGTGGGTTTTGCCATTCCCTCCAACCTGGTCCGCGCGGTGGTCGCACAGGCGGAATCCGGCGCGACCCGGTTCCAGCGGCCCTGGGCCGGCGTGCAGGGGCAGGCGGTCGACGGCGCCCTGTCGGAAAGCCTGGGCCTGACGGTGCCCGAAGGCGTCATCCTGTCGGAACTCCACCCGGCCAGCCCCTTTGCCGTCGCCGGGCTGAAACCCGGCGATGTGGTGATCCGGCTGGACGGGGCGCCGGTGAATTCGCCGGCCGAGATGATCTTTCGCATGTCGTCCCGCGGTGTCGGCGCGACGACCGAAGCCGACTATCTGCGCGATGGCAAATCGCTCACCGCCACCGTCCGCCTGATCGCCCCGCCCGAGGATCCGCCCCGCGATACCCGCCGGCTGGGCCCCGACACCGCGCTGGCCGGGCTGGAGATCGCGCGCATCAACCCCGCGCTGATGGCGGAACATGATCTGCCGTTGCAGGCCGCCGGCACCATCGTCACGGGGGCCGAGGGCTGGGCGGCGCAGGCCGGGTTGCAGCCGGGCGACGTGATCCTGGGCATCAACGGTCGCCCCATGGCCACGCCCGCCGATGTGGCCACCGCCGCCACCGATCGCAGCCGCAGCTGGACCATCGACATCCTGCGTCAGGGCCAGCCCCTGCGCCTGCGCTTCCGCATCTGA
- the rnhA gene encoding ribonuclease HI has translation MPDLFAYTDGACSGNPGPGGWGVLLIARDGDTVLKERELSGGEADTTNNRMELLAAISALESLSRASALTIVTDSAYVKNGVTGWIHGWKRNGWRTADKKPVKNVDLWQRLDAAQARHQVIWKWIKGHAGHEENERADALARAGMAPFKPGKPT, from the coding sequence ATGCCCGATCTTTTCGCCTATACCGATGGAGCCTGCTCCGGCAATCCCGGCCCGGGCGGCTGGGGCGTGCTGCTGATTGCGCGGGACGGCGACACGGTGCTGAAGGAACGCGAGCTGTCGGGCGGCGAGGCCGATACCACCAACAACCGGATGGAGCTGCTGGCCGCGATCAGCGCGCTGGAATCGCTCAGCCGCGCTTCGGCGCTGACCATCGTCACCGACAGCGCCTATGTGAAGAACGGCGTCACCGGCTGGATCCATGGCTGGAAGCGCAATGGCTGGCGCACCGCCGACAAGAAGCCGGTCAAGAATGTCGATCTGTGGCAGCGGCTGGATGCGGCGCAGGCACGGCATCAGGTGATCTGGAAATGGATCAAGGGTCATGCCGGCCACGAGGAGAACGAACGCGCCGATGCGCTGGCCCGTGCCGGCATGGCGCCCTTCAAGCCGGGCAAGCCGACATGA
- a CDS encoding trimeric intracellular cation channel family protein — translation MTLIGLLDLAAVFVFALTGGLAASRAQLDVVGFIFIASLTAVGGGTLRDLLLDRTVLWVADPRYLGLTTGAALMVFFTAHLLESRIRALTWLDALALAVAVPAGVGIAINGGQPWPIVLVAGVVTGAMGGLMRDVVCNEVPLVLKKGELYATCALAGGIAALLAGQVGLPQAPALLVCAAVTFALRAGSLAFGWSLPAYRPRPPRS, via the coding sequence ATGACGCTGATCGGCCTGCTGGATCTGGCGGCGGTCTTCGTCTTTGCGCTGACCGGCGGGCTGGCGGCCAGCCGGGCGCAACTGGATGTGGTGGGTTTCATCTTCATCGCCAGCCTGACCGCCGTGGGGGGCGGCACGCTGCGCGACCTGCTGCTGGACCGCACGGTGCTGTGGGTGGCGGATCCGCGCTATCTGGGCCTGACCACGGGGGCGGCGCTGATGGTGTTCTTTACCGCCCATCTGCTGGAAAGCCGTATCCGCGCGCTGACCTGGCTGGATGCGCTGGCGCTGGCCGTTGCGGTTCCGGCCGGCGTGGGCATTGCGATCAACGGGGGGCAACCCTGGCCCATCGTGCTGGTCGCCGGGGTGGTGACCGGCGCCATGGGCGGGCTGATGCGCGATGTCGTGTGCAACGAGGTGCCGCTGGTGCTGAAAAAAGGCGAACTTTACGCCACCTGCGCGCTGGCCGGCGGTATTGCCGCCTTGCTGGCGGGGCAAGTGGGCCTGCCGCAGGCCCCGGCGCTGCTGGTCTGTGCGGCCGTCACCTTTGCCCTGCGCGCCGGATCGCTGGCCTTTGGCTGGAGCTTGCCGGCCTATCGTCCGCGTCCGCCGCGCAGCTGA
- a CDS encoding transcriptional regulator: MARPRSVPDETVHEAVLSLIRGKGEKAVTFSAVAARAGLAASSLAERHGSVAGMIADARKSIWDRIETATAAAIAVAGPGPKGAVALLKALASAGVPPVTADPARAAIWRARVEAELALRLGGGSRGRESAALLFAVWQGQVLWQPAGDKTVRLKDAVRRLTSD, encoded by the coding sequence ATGGCCAGGCCCCGCAGCGTTCCCGATGAAACCGTCCACGAAGCCGTGCTGTCGCTGATCCGCGGCAAGGGTGAAAAGGCCGTCACCTTTTCGGCGGTGGCGGCGCGGGCGGGGCTTGCGGCCTCGTCGCTGGCGGAACGGCATGGCAGCGTGGCCGGCATGATCGCCGATGCCCGCAAGAGCATCTGGGACCGGATCGAGACAGCGACAGCCGCCGCCATTGCCGTGGCCGGGCCGGGGCCGAAGGGGGCGGTCGCGTTGCTCAAGGCGCTGGCATCGGCCGGGGTGCCGCCCGTTACCGCCGATCCCGCCCGCGCCGCGATCTGGCGCGCGCGGGTCGAGGCGGAATTGGCCCTGCGTCTGGGCGGCGGATCGCGCGGGCGCGAATCGGCGGCACTGCTGTTCGCGGTCTGGCAGGGGCAGGTGCTGTGGCAACCCGCCGGTGACAAGACGGTGCGGCTGAAAGATGCGGTGCGGCGGCTGACCTCGGATTGA
- a CDS encoding FAD-dependent oxidoreductase, with amino-acid sequence MIERQTAEIAVVGGGVVGLACALRLAQDGHEVALIEPGTPGMGASWGNAGTIADYAVMPVGTPDVLKTLPALLFDRNSPLAIRRAAIGALAPWLLRFAWQSLPRQAAANAAAIATLVRDAVPLWSELAAGIGGQAILQRRGAVYVYERAAALQAAGADMARRRALGVTVDLLDAAGLAALEPGLPPAAGGAFFPNAVFLSDPGRMVGLLAQAVAAAGVPHIRARADRLARGPDGIHLSGHGLHLTARRVVIAAGAHSRDLARQAGDRVPLDTERGYHLEWDMPVPRLSRPCCPTARGFYLCPMDGRLRAAGTVELGGLTAPPSPHRLARLQAGAQAIFPDLGPPSRSWMGFRPSLPDSLPVIGPSQAGPEVIHAYGHGHIGLTLAPVTARLVAAVVAGRMPDRDLAPLRPGRF; translated from the coding sequence ATGATCGAACGCCAGACGGCGGAAATCGCCGTGGTCGGGGGCGGGGTTGTCGGGCTGGCCTGCGCGCTGCGGCTGGCGCAGGACGGGCATGAGGTGGCGTTGATCGAGCCGGGGACGCCGGGCATGGGCGCCTCTTGGGGCAATGCCGGCACGATTGCCGATTATGCCGTGATGCCGGTGGGCACGCCCGATGTGCTGAAAACCCTGCCCGCGCTGCTGTTCGACCGCAATTCGCCGCTGGCGATCCGGCGGGCGGCCATCGGCGCGCTGGCGCCCTGGCTGCTGCGGTTCGCCTGGCAATCGCTGCCCCGGCAGGCGGCGGCCAATGCCGCGGCCATCGCGACGCTGGTGCGCGATGCCGTGCCCCTGTGGTCCGAACTGGCGGCAGGGATCGGCGGGCAGGCCATCCTGCAACGGCGGGGCGCGGTCTATGTCTATGAACGCGCGGCGGCCTTGCAGGCGGCAGGGGCCGACATGGCACGGCGGCGGGCGCTTGGCGTGACGGTGGACCTGCTGGATGCCGCCGGGCTTGCCGCACTGGAACCCGGGCTGCCGCCGGCGGCGGGCGGGGCGTTCTTTCCGAATGCGGTGTTCCTGTCGGACCCCGGGCGCATGGTGGGCCTGCTGGCGCAGGCGGTGGCGGCGGCGGGCGTGCCGCATATCCGCGCACGGGCCGACCGGCTGGCGCGCGGCCCCGACGGGATCCATCTGTCAGGCCACGGCCTGCACCTGACCGCGCGCCGGGTGGTGATTGCCGCCGGCGCCCATTCGCGTGATCTGGCCCGGCAGGCGGGCGACCGGGTGCCGCTGGATACCGAACGCGGCTATCACCTGGAATGGGACATGCCGGTGCCCCGGCTGTCGCGGCCCTGCTGCCCCACGGCGCGCGGGTTCTATCTGTGCCCGATGGACGGCCGGCTGCGCGCGGCGGGAACGGTCGAACTGGGCGGGCTGACCGCGCCGCCGTCGCCGCACCGGCTGGCACGGTTGCAGGCCGGGGCGCAGGCGATTTTCCCCGACCTTGGCCCGCCCTCGCGCAGTTGGATGGGCTTTCGCCCATCGTTGCCCGACAGCCTGCCGGTGATCGGACCATCGCAGGCCGGGCCCGAGGTGATCCACGCCTATGGCCATGGGCATATCGGGCTGACGCTGGCGCCGGTCACCGCGCGGCTGGTGGCGGCCGTGGTCGCAGGCCGGATGCCCGACCGCGACCTTGCCCCGCTGCGGCCCGGCCGGTTCTAA
- the fahA gene encoding fumarylacetoacetase — protein MPLMRSWVESANAADTDFPLNNLPCGVFSRAGEDPRCGVAIGDMILDVAAMEEAGLLKLADDPVLDVPFWNEVMDLGPQAWARLRILLLGFLTEGSEVKSQVEPFLVPQADCTLHMPFLVSEYTDFYAGRHHAFNVGSMFRDPANALPPNWLHIPIGYNGRASSVVVSGQNVRRPLGQLKPPGADAPVFGPSQRFDFELEMGAVVGKSSEGMVSVAQADEMIFGYVILNDWSARDIQAWEYQPLGPFQAKATATTISPWIVMKAALEPFRTTTPERDVPLLPYLKEPGPMLYDIALEVTLAPEGKAETIIARTNYAEMYYSAPQQLAHHTSCGCPMNVGDLLGSGTISGPAKDSRGSLLELSWGGKEPLTLATGDQRSFIADGDSIVMRGRCQGDGYRIGFGDCRGKVVAAHPVPDWAR, from the coding sequence ATGCCCCTCATGCGCTCGTGGGTCGAAAGCGCCAATGCCGCCGACACCGATTTTCCGCTGAACAACCTGCCCTGCGGGGTGTTTTCCCGCGCAGGCGAGGATCCGCGCTGCGGCGTGGCCATTGGCGACATGATTCTGGATGTCGCCGCGATGGAGGAGGCGGGCCTGCTGAAGCTGGCCGACGATCCGGTGCTGGACGTGCCGTTCTGGAACGAGGTGATGGACCTTGGCCCGCAGGCCTGGGCGCGGCTGCGCATCCTGCTGCTGGGCTTCCTGACCGAAGGGTCCGAGGTGAAATCGCAGGTGGAACCGTTCCTGGTGCCGCAAGCCGATTGCACGCTGCACATGCCGTTCCTGGTGTCGGAATATACCGATTTCTATGCCGGCCGGCACCATGCCTTCAACGTCGGGTCGATGTTCCGCGACCCGGCCAATGCGCTGCCGCCGAACTGGCTGCATATTCCCATCGGCTACAATGGACGCGCCTCGTCGGTTGTCGTTTCGGGTCAGAATGTGCGCCGCCCCTTGGGCCAACTGAAACCGCCGGGCGCCGATGCGCCGGTATTCGGCCCGTCGCAACGGTTCGATTTCGAACTGGAAATGGGCGCCGTTGTCGGCAAATCGTCCGAAGGCATGGTTTCGGTGGCACAGGCCGACGAGATGATCTTTGGCTATGTCATTCTGAACGACTGGTCGGCGCGCGATATTCAGGCCTGGGAATACCAGCCGCTGGGCCCGTTTCAGGCCAAGGCGACGGCCACGACAATTTCCCCCTGGATCGTGATGAAAGCCGCGCTGGAACCGTTCCGCACCACCACGCCAGAGCGTGACGTGCCGCTGCTGCCCTATCTGAAAGAACCGGGGCCGATGCTGTATGACATCGCGCTGGAGGTGACATTGGCGCCCGAGGGCAAGGCGGAAACCATCATCGCCCGCACCAATTACGCCGAGATGTATTATTCGGCCCCCCAGCAACTGGCCCACCATACCAGCTGCGGCTGCCCGATGAACGTGGGCGACCTGCTGGGGTCGGGCACCATCTCGGGCCCGGCCAAGGACAGCCGCGGCAGCCTGCTGGAACTGTCCTGGGGCGGGAAAGAGCCGCTGACGCTGGCCACCGGCGATCAGCGCAGCTTCATCGCGGATGGCGATTCCATCGTGATGCGCGGGCGATGCCAGGGCGATGGCTACCGCATCGGCTTTGGCGACTGCCGGGGCAAGGTGGTGGCGGCCCATCCGGTTCCCGACTGGGCGCGCTGA
- a CDS encoding DUF6902 family protein, with the protein MSNILTLPDMRRRRAPAAAPGRLVELFALHRHGPGDVRWLKENAEILRLLVATGQAVEPEALHRIHAATARDLATRLTFFPQYYRFFLSIAQDLQALGLTGLDAGALVARAYADGLPEAEMSDLQRAEARLFGQRIGMASGDDGLTDRLLRFAGRSATFALPNKKAAYELTHIAFYLSDYGRHAFENAAGLTESLEYAGLIAWLEQNTDLLAEICLALRFCGATPPAVWDQGVAADLAQVHIGPADGAAAGDDYHCWLMAAWSASAAGGRPLDRLLPGGALAFAAPRRTSALHELSAALMDLDAARSADWSVMRRRLAGRLSAPALDIVDSAAASTPAFQPFFARFARVDRKGFAA; encoded by the coding sequence ATGTCGAATATTCTGACTTTGCCGGACATGCGCCGGCGCAGGGCGCCCGCTGCCGCGCCCGGGCGTCTGGTGGAACTGTTTGCGCTGCACCGGCACGGCCCGGGAGATGTGCGCTGGCTGAAGGAAAATGCCGAGATCCTGCGCCTGCTGGTTGCGACCGGGCAGGCGGTGGAGCCCGAGGCGTTGCACCGCATCCATGCGGCAACCGCCCGCGATCTGGCGACGCGCCTGACCTTCTTTCCGCAATATTACCGCTTTTTCCTGTCCATCGCGCAGGATTTGCAGGCGCTTGGCCTGACCGGGCTGGATGCCGGCGCACTGGTCGCCCGCGCCTATGCCGATGGTCTGCCCGAGGCCGAGATGTCGGATCTGCAACGGGCCGAGGCGCGGCTGTTCGGCCAGCGCATCGGCATGGCGTCGGGCGATGACGGGCTGACGGATCGCCTGCTGCGCTTTGCCGGGCGGTCGGCCACCTTTGCGCTGCCGAACAAGAAGGCGGCGTACGAGCTGACGCATATCGCGTTCTATCTGTCGGATTATGGTCGCCATGCCTTTGAAAACGCTGCGGGCCTGACGGAAAGCCTGGAATATGCCGGCCTGATCGCCTGGCTGGAACAGAACACCGACTTGCTGGCGGAAATCTGTCTGGCGCTGCGGTTCTGCGGCGCGACGCCGCCGGCGGTTTGGGACCAGGGCGTTGCGGCCGATCTGGCGCAAGTCCACATCGGGCCGGCCGATGGCGCCGCTGCGGGCGACGATTACCATTGCTGGCTGATGGCGGCATGGTCGGCCAGCGCCGCGGGCGGGCGTCCGCTGGATCGCCTGCTGCCCGGCGGGGCACTGGCCTTTGCCGCGCCGCGCCGTACGTCGGCCCTGCACGAACTTTCCGCCGCCCTGATGGATCTGGATGCCGCGCGCAGTGCCGACTGGTCGGTGATGCGCCGCCGCCTTGCCGGCCGCCTGTCGGCCCCCGCGCTGGATATCGTCGATAGCGCCGCCGCCTCGACCCCGGCGTTCCAGCCCTTCTTTGCCCGGTTCGCCCGGGTTGACCGCAAAGGATTTGCCGCATGA
- a CDS encoding DMT family transporter — MNRSSWDIAVVVGVGLVMSTTLVSAVADGLTKHLTGSFAPPQMYFFCGLVVAGMSLLMNRTTPAIGPTGRLATRHGWLLALRSALVLVSVVSYYHAFARLPLAEVFVFIGMMPLLAAILSRPVLGETVAPAAWVALGAGAFGILFLFPQGLAGIGWGHLAAVLGVGSGTLSLVLMRRMTKSEPNTLAQVFWPHAAMVAVMGAALPFVWQPMSLTDVGLVAAYATAVFAARWLMVPALSRLKAHVAMMLMNFQFVWMVVIGRVAFGEVPAAGTMLGAACIIGAGCFLVLEQARIRGDLPARRPAPLPAIPSEPRLIPAE; from the coding sequence ATGAACCGCAGCAGCTGGGATATTGCCGTCGTTGTCGGTGTCGGGCTGGTCATGTCCACCACGCTGGTCTCGGCCGTAGCCGACGGGCTGACCAAGCACCTGACCGGCAGCTTCGCGCCGCCGCAGATGTATTTCTTTTGTGGGCTGGTGGTGGCGGGCATGAGCCTGCTGATGAACCGCACCACCCCCGCGATCGGCCCCACGGGCCGGCTGGCCACCCGGCACGGCTGGCTGTTGGCGCTGCGCTCGGCGCTGGTCCTGGTATCGGTGGTGTCCTATTACCACGCCTTTGCCCGCCTGCCGCTGGCCGAGGTGTTTGTGTTCATCGGCATGATGCCGCTGCTGGCCGCCATCCTGTCGCGTCCCGTGCTGGGCGAAACGGTGGCACCGGCGGCCTGGGTTGCGCTGGGGGCGGGGGCCTTTGGGATCCTGTTCCTGTTCCCGCAAGGGCTGGCCGGGATTGGCTGGGGCCATCTGGCGGCGGTGCTGGGGGTGGGGTCGGGCACGCTGTCGCTGGTGCTGATGCGCCGGATGACCAAGTCCGAGCCGAACACGCTGGCGCAGGTGTTCTGGCCGCATGCCGCGATGGTGGCGGTGATGGGCGCGGCGCTGCCCTTTGTCTGGCAGCCGATGTCGTTGACCGATGTGGGGCTGGTCGCCGCCTATGCCACCGCTGTCTTTGCCGCCCGCTGGCTGATGGTGCCGGCCCTGTCGCGGCTGAAGGCGCATGTCGCCATGATGCTGATGAACTTCCAATTTGTCTGGATGGTGGTGATCGGCCGCGTCGCCTTTGGCGAAGTGCCGGCCGCAGGAACCATGCTGGGCGCCGCCTGCATTATCGGCGCCGGGTGTTTCCTGGTGCTGGAACAAGCCCGTATCCGCGGCGATCTGCCCGCCCGTCGTCCCGCCCCGCTGCCCGCCATTCCGTCGGAACCGCGCCTGATTCCGGCGGAATGA